In Spirosoma pollinicola, the genomic window GTGGATGCCCTGGTGGGGTACACTATCCAAAAAAATTCGGACGAAGTTTTACAGGCTGGTGCTACGGGTTTTTCGACTGATTATGTCCCTTTTTTAGCCGCCGGTACGGTATCGACGGGCACGAATTACATCAGCGAATGGGCGATCATGTCGTGGCTAGCGCGGGTAAATTATGCGTTTGCCAACAAATACCTGCTCACGGCAACTATTCGGCAGGATGGCAGCACTCGGTTTGGTGCTAAGAACCGCTGGGGCACGTTTCCATCGGTTTCGCTGGCCTACCGGCTGTCGGACGAGCCGTTTATGAAATCCATTACCGCCATCAGCGACCTGAAAATTCGGGCTAGTTATGGTATTGCCGGAAATAACCTGATTCCGAACTATGCCACGCAAGGGTTGCTGGGCGTATCGCGTACGGTGTCGAACGGGCAGATCGTATCGGGCATTGTACCAACTAGCTTGGCGAATGACGAACTGACCTGGGAGCAGTCACAACAAACTAATCTGGGTCTGGACCTTTCGCTGTTTCAGAACCGATTGTCGTTTACGGTTGATGCGTATCAGGCCTATAAAAAGAACCTGCTCCTAAACGTGACACTGCCCTCGGCGTCGGGCTTCGGTAGCTCGGTCCAGAACATCGGCGAAATCGAAAATAAAGGGCTGGAGTTAACTATAAACTCACAAAATATAGTCAAAGGGCCTTTCCAGTGGAATACGGATTTCAATATTAGCTGGAACCGTAATAAAGTATTGGCATTAAATTCCGAATCTGCCCGCATTGTCACGTCCGATTACCAGGTTGCACAAGTCGGTTACCCCATTTCCAGTTTTCGGCTGATGAACATTCTGGGTATTTTTCAGACGCAGGAAGAGATTAGTAAAAGTCCGCTGCAAAACCCAAGAGTACAACCCGGCGATTACAAGTATCAGGATGTGGATGGTAGTGGCGTCATCAACACCTCCGACAAAACCATTGTTGGCAATCCCTGGCCCAAAAACACCTGGGGATTTGGTAATCGGCTCAGCTACCGGAATCTTAGTTTAAGTGTGAGCATTAATGGCACGTATGGCAACCAGATTTATTTTGAGGGGGGCAGTATTTCGCTCAATGATGCCGGCGTGCAAAATCAGCTTTCGGCCATTGCTGATCGCTGGCGTTCAGTTGATAATCCAGGAGCTGGGGTGTACACCCGCGCCATCCGGAACGACTATGCCTTTGGCTTCAGCTCGGGAACGACTAAGTATTTGTTCGATGGATCGTTCACGCGCATTCGGGACGTGAATCTTTCGTATACGTTCCCGGCCGCCGTGCTGAGCAAGATCAAACTTCAGGCACTTTCGGTGTATGCCGACGTAACGAACCTGTACACCTTCACTAAGTATCCGGGTTACGACCCCGAAGGCGGTACGGGTGGCGACAACCTGGCCCGGAGCGGGATTGACTTTTTTGCTTATCCGAATCCACGCACGTATACACTCGGCATACGGATCACCCTTTAGTTAATCAGCTGATTATGAAACTTTTAATTACCATGAAAAACCGACTCCTGGCCTTACTATTCCTGACGGCCAGCTTATCTTCCTGCCACGATTTCCTGAATCTGAAGCCGGAATACCAGATCAGCGACCAGAGTTTTTACCAAAATCAGAACGATTTTGAGACGGCGTTGGTGGGTGTGTACAGCACGACTCGGGGCTTGTACACTACCAGCAATCTACTCTACATGAGCGAATTAACGACTGACAATGCAGAAATCCAATGGTCGTCACCCTCAGCCGATGAGATGCAACTGGATCAGAACGCCGTAACGCCGACCAATGCATACGTGTTAGCTGTCTGGAGAACCTGCCTGTATACCATCTCGCAGAGTAACAATATTCTGAATCGTATCGATGCGGTAAACTTTGACCAGACGACGAAGAACCGAATCAAAGGCGAAGCGCAGTTCTTGCGGGCTTCCAGTTATTTCTACCTGGTGCGGTTGTTCGGCAACGTGCCGATCACCAACCAGACCTTTAGCAGTCCGGCTCAGGTTTCGTCAGCTGATCTGACGTTAAAGCCGCAGGCAGAGGTGTACACACAAATCGTTGCCGATCTGACCAGCGCCGAGAGTTTGCTACCCGCCACATTGAATACCGACAAAACGCGCACTTCCCAAATGACCGTCAAGACATTGTTGGGCAAAGTGTACCTGACTCAGAAGAGTTACGACCTGGCGGCTACGAAGCTGAAAGAAGTCATCGACGCCAAACAGTACTCGCTGATGGCCGACTATAAAACGCTGTCAACGAATGGTAACACGAACCTGGCTGAAACGATTTTAGAAGTTGACTTTCTATCCGGGCAATCGCTGGGCAATAACTATTCGGCGGTGTTTACTCCATCGATCACCAGCATGGCTATTTTCCCCGGTAATGCACAGGGATCAGGACGTATTGTTCCGACCCTGGACTTAATCCGTTCGTACGAAGCGGGTGATGCGCGCAAAGTCATCTCGGTGAATGATTCGATAACGCTGATTGGGGGTAAAAAATCATACAGCCGGTACGGGCTGAAATTCGTAGATTTTAAAGCGGTTGACCCTGGTGACGGTAGTGTTTCGTTCACAATCCTTCGCTATGCCGATGTGCTATTAATGTACGCTGAAGCCCTGAATGAAGGGGGGAAAACGACTGACGCACTACTTTATCTTAATCAGGTGCGGCAACGGGCAAAACTGGCAGCTTTGTCTGGATTGTCGCAGGCCGACCTGCGCCTGGCACTTGAACGCGAACGCCGGGTAGAGTTCCTGTACGAAGGTCAACGCTGGTTTGACTTAGTGCGAACCGGACGGGCGCAAACCGTGCTTAACGCCCACTACGCCAGCCAAAAATTGTCTTTCTCCGTACAGGATTTTGAGTTGTTTTTTCCCATTCCGCAAACGGAAATCGACCTAAATCCAGCCCTGAAGCAGAATATTGGCTATTAATAGTTATAGAGAATAGATTATGAACACTCCGTTGATTCGCTGTCTTTTCATACTAGTTTTGAGCGGATTGTCGAGCTACGCTCCAGCCCAGAATAAGTGGGAAATGGCGGTACAAGCGTTTGAGGAAAACGATCAGCAAACGCCACCGCCCGCTCAACCGATTGTGTTTGTCGGCAGTTCATCCTTTACTATCTGGAACAGCCTGCAAGCTACATTTCCCGATAAAGCGATCATTAACCGGGCATTTGGGGGATCGCAACTGAGCGATGCCCTTCTGTACGCCGACCGAATCATTCTGGCCTATCATCCTAAACAAGTGGTAATTTATGCAGGCGATAATGACTTGGCTGGTGGCAGATCGTCCCGAACGGTGTACAGGCTTTTCGTAACCTTATTTCGCAAACTCCGTCGGGCGCAACCCCAACTAGCGGTGGCCTTCGTTGCGATTAAGCCGAGTCCGGTACGCTGGAAGTTTCAGGCGAACATGACCGTGACGAACCGGCTCATCAGGCGCTACCTTCGGCGGCAGCAAAACACAAATTTTGTCGACGTGGTACCGGCAATGCTTGATTCGAATACTCATCGCCCAATAGGCAAACTCTTTAAGCCTGACAGTCTACACATGAATGCCGAGGGCTATGAACGTTGGGCGACTTTGCTCCGACCGGTACTGCGTTAATTTAAGTCTGAAAATGCTGCAACTTCCAAACGATGTATAATCTCATCAAAACCCTCGTCTTATTCGGCTTGGCGTGCCTGCTAACTAGCGGCTTTGTACCATCTAATGTGCTACGAATCAACGATCCTGATTTCATACGGCTGCGTGGAAAATCATTCAACAACATCACGCTGGAACTGTCTCTCAAGCCGTTTAAGAAGAATGACAAGGCATACCGGCAGCAGGTGGCAACAGAACTGTTCACGCAGTGGTCGGCGCTGCTGCGGCATGCGGATACGGTATCGGTGATGCTCTGGACTTCAGACGGTTCCGAGATTCTGGATTATACCGGTAATATGAATCAGCCTCTCGAATGGGCAAAGTACATGGGTAATCCGAATACGGACCACGAAGTAGGATCGGGACCCAAAGACTTGTCGCTGCACGAACGCGCGTACCTATACATGGATAATCCACCTGCCTACACGTATGGGGATTTAAAAGCGATCATTGATGCCTTAAAAGAAGCGGGGAAGCGGGTTACTGGCAAACCGATTCGCATTGGCGCGACGTTCGATCCGGGTCCCGAGTTTGCCAAGTCGGAATTCAAATATAAAAAGCATCCCGAAATCCTGGGTGGCAATGCCATGGGGCACAAAACCATGGTTAGCTGTTATTCAACGCTCAACGCGGATAATCAGGCGTACGCGGGTTTTCCAAAAGGGATTCCCGCCAGCACGCCGTTCGGCACTTTCCTGGGTCGACAGAGCCAGCATTTTCTGACCGATTTAGGCTATGATTACATCTGGTTCAGCAATGGATTCGGTTTTGGGGTCGAAGGGTGGTCATCGACCGGAGCTATTTTCAATGGCAAAGCGTTTACCCCCGAAAAGCTGGCATATACTCGGGAGTTGATCGCTGATTTTTGGAATCTATTCCGTAAAGAATGTCCTCATTTTCAGATTCAAACCCGGGGAACAAATTTGTCAACGGGTGCCGATTTAGCGCGGGATGGGGTTGATCTGAAGCAAATTTATGGGGGTCACTACAATATACTACCCCCGCCTAATTCGCCCTGGGCTGCCCTTGATGGCGATTTTGGGTTAGAAATGGTTGGCTATATGTCGCGCATGGCTGAGTTACCCGATGAGCGATATTTATTCCGCTATTACACGCATGACCCCTGGTGGGTAAATAGTCCCTGGCTGGATCGTTACGGGCAGGAGCCACACGACATATATTTGCCAATGGCGGTTGCGCGCATTAACGCTAAAGGCGAAATAAAACTGCCTACCCACTTAAATTTACTCACCGCTGACAACACGTACGGTGAAATGCCGGCGCAGGTGCCCAACGAGGTGACGCCCCATATTTTAAAAGCGCGCTATGATTCACCCACGGAACCTGGCCCGCTGGTATGGGTCTATCCGTTCGACGAATACCACAATTGGGCCTACAAACAACCAGCACGAGTGCCGGAGATTTATTATGGTGACTGGCTCATTCGGCAAGCCATTAACAACGGTTTTCCACTGAATACCATTGTGTCGACCAATTCATTTCAGAAAGTGGTAACCGCTAAACCAACCTTCTTCAATGAATCCGTACTCGTCAGTATCGTACCGGAAGCGAATTCATCGCTCGAAAAATCACTGATTGCTTTCGTGCAGAGTGGGGGCAAGCTGCTTATTTATGGGCCAGCCGATCACGCAGGGAAGGCGTTTTTGAGTCTGTTGAATCTTGAAAATACAACCGCCCTGGAAGGAGACTTCGTAGTAAACTCAAAGATCAACCTGGATAAACTTGATAAACCTTATCCCACTAAAATTATACACCGGGCGCTATTTTCGGGTGGTGGTTTATCTACTCATATAAAGACCAGAACGGATGACACCAGAGTACTAGCAACAATGACTCAGGGTAGTAAGTCGCGCGATGTGGTTTGGGTACGCGAACTGCCTGGCTGGAAAGGGGGTAAAGTTGCTTATGTGCGGGGTACGAATTCGAGCAAGTTTACGGGCGGCAAACTTCTGACGCCTGACGATCCTGAACAACTCTTTACCGGTCCGCTGCTGATGCGTTACGTGTTGAAAGAGTTTGGCGTAGACTACCGGATTGACAAACGAAACCCATCGGTGAAAAACCCTGTGCTGACGATTGCTAAAGGTAGCAACGGTTATTTCTTCTCGGGTTATTGTCCTAACACGACCGTTACACACCGATTTAAATTATCTCAGGGCGCCCCAATTTTAACGGGTTACGAAACCGAGTTAGTTGACGGTTATTCAGTTTATAATCTGCCCAAAGCCTGGCACCGGGAAAGTCGATTCTTCATTGATCAGTTGGACGGTATTGTCTCCTGCCAGGAAATGACATCGGGTATGCCACACATGAACCGGTGTGTTCGGTTGACGGGTCTTAAAAATGCAACAGTTCACATTTACCCGGATGAGGGTGTTTCTGATCAGGAACTGCATGTGTATACCAACTCAAGTTATCCGTGGCGAAAAGGAAAGGCCACTGTTAAACCAGGAGATATAAAGTATGGTAATCATTACGTAGTTGAAAACGTAACTGGTGATTTGGTGGCCTTTTGGTGATAACCAATTCTTTTCCTCTCAGGCAATTTGTCGCTTAGCCAGAACAGAAATGCTTAAACTAGTTACTTTTGTTATCACTATTGTGAGCTTGACGATCAATGCGATGGGTCAACCGGCGGACTCCGGTACGTATCTATCCGACGTTAAGAAAGGACTAAACGCCATCTGGCCACAGAACCGAACAATCAATCTTGTCTTTCACGGTCATTCGGTACCCGCGGGTTACTGGCATGATCACGAAGTACACACGCTGGAATCGTACCCGAATCTACTTCTGGAAAGGCTAAAAAAACAGTATCCATACGCTGTAGTCAACGTGATCGTGACGGCAATTGGGGGTGAAAATTCAATTCAAGGGCAAACTCGACTTGAATCGGACGTGCTTGTGCACAAACCGGATGTACTGTTTATCGACTACGCGTTGAATGATCGCCTCGCTGATCTTGCCAATGTTCGCCAAGCGTGGGAAAAAATGATTCAATCGGCGCTATGCCGAAACATCAACGTGATTCTAGTAACCCCATCCCCCGATCAACGACTGGATATTTTAAACGCCAACAACCTGTTAAATCCCTATGTGCAGCAGATTCGACAATTAGCCCAACAATACCACGTTGGCTTAGCCGATCCCTATGTAAAATTTCAACAGATTGCCAGAAAAGGGGAATTGCCCGCGTATATGTCTCATATTAATCACCCCAATAAAGCGGGCCATGAGATTATTGCCAATGAGTTAGTTAAGTGGCTCAAAAAGTAAGCATTTATTTAATTTATTGGGCTTGAACAGGATTGGCGATGACGGCAAATTTGTACTTGTCGCCGTGGTAATAGGATCGCTCTATTTCGACTACTTTGTTATTTGTGCAGATTATGGCACTATCAAGCACAAAAACGGGTGTAGGTTTACCCAGGTCGAAGTTGGTTGTGTTAGGCTCCAGAATCTTCACACTCAGTGTTTGCTGCACTTCCGTGATTTTCAAGTGATAATTGTTTTCGTACACTTTAAAATACGAGACTTCCGTTGGTATCCGATCAATCTTTGGACACATGTTAAGGGAGATGTACTTAACTTCATCCTTGATCAATAACTCGTCTGCATACCGGAGTTGATGAAGTTTTAGCGTTGGACCCTCGATAATGAAATGGCGTCCGTTGATTTCGGTTGAAATACCATCTGGCAAAATGGTCTTTTCCAGGACAATATTTTTAGGTGTAAAGCCCTCCGCAATCAGACTGTCGTGAAACCCACGTCGAGTAGCATAGATTGACCCTAGCGTACGTAAAAAGTGGTGGTCTTCCGTCCGATTTAATACATAGGTCCCTTTACCTTTAACACGCCTTGCCCATCCTTTCGATTCAATTTCTAATAAGACTTTGCGAGCCGTTGTGTTGCTTATAGTAAAGGTTTTTATGAGTTCATTCTCCGACGGTATCTGGTCGCCAGGCTGTAATTCTCCCTGTCTTATCTGGTCAATGATATGTTCGCTTAACGCGATAAATTTCGCCTTCCCTGCCGTAGCTGCTCGGTTTTCCCTGACTGCTTCACGCCCAATTTTCGGCAAGTCACTCATGCGATATCGGTAGAAATTTGCTCCTTTACAAAGTTAAAAGTAGACCGTACAAGGCCTGTAAATATACGATTTTCTCTTTAGAGACCTGCACAACTAGGCGAATTCAGGGCATGTTATTACTAAGTTGTAGCGTTTTAGCCTGAACCCACTCCCGTAGGCTACGGAATATAATTAGGGTGGTCCGGTTTAGCCGGACCACCCTAATTATATTCCGTAATTTACCGATGATTAGGCTGCTATCTTACTAGATAGATAATGGCCGCCCTTAGGCAAAATGACCACAGCCAGAAGCACACTCTCAGAATGAATGTGTAGACATGTCTGAAATGCTATCCTATTTTGCCAAGAATTAGGAGCTTATGAAAGTACAAACAAAAATAATCGTTAAAGCTAATGTCAGAAGTCCAGCTATGAATAAACTGGACTTGCTATACAATTTGGTGCGACAATAACCAGTCTACCAATCGGCTTTAAGATGTATCTTATGTTGGTTGATTTGTATAGATTAGTTCATTTGTTATCGTTCACGAAAAGGTCAATTGTCATCATTAATTGAACGAGTATGGATTAGCTATTAAAACCGTTCAGTTAAACGTCCAATTCATTTTCAGGCTAAGACACTAAGTCGGGGTCACTACCGTCTTTTCCTCTACCTGACCAATTTTTTTTGTTCGTCGGGGTAACTGTTCCGCTAACTGCTTTAGGCTTTTGATGGGCGGCCGCGGTTTTTCAGCTTCACCGATCAGAAAACCGTAGGGTTTTAATGATTCCACCGCATCAAAAATAACCTTGAGAATCGCCGTCAGCGGTAAGGCCAGAATCAATCCCGGCAGCCCCCAAATATTTTCCCATAACAGTAAAACGACAATGGCAGCCAGTGGGTTGATACTGACTTTAGAACCTACTACGTAAGGCGTGATAAAATTTCCTTCCACCATCTGAACCCCCAGGTAAAGCCCTACAACCGCTACTGCTTTCAACGGATTATCCTGCGTCACCAGCGTATAGGCTGCCGGTAGCAGTGAACCCAGCGAAATACCAAAATACGGAATCAGCACCAGACAGGCCCCAAAAAAGCCAAAGAACACCGCGTAGTCAACGCCTAAAAAAAACAGGCCCGCCGTCATGAGTGACCCAATAATCAGAATGACTAGTACCAGTCCGGCCAGGTAATCCTTGACGACGGTATAAATGCCCTGAAAAACCACATCAATGGCTGAGCGTTTTTCATCGGCAAAGGCTTTGTAGAAAAAGGAACGAAAGAAATCCCGGTAGAGCAGAAAGAAAAACGTGAATAACAGGACCAGAAACACATTGGTCAGTGCACTGGTGGTGGCTTCCAGGGTCGACCGTAGAATCGTTCCTCCTTCCGCCAAAAGCTGTTTGGCGTATTTCTGAGCCTGAACGGCCTGTTGTTGCCGGTTGATGTGGAAATACTCTTTAGTCATGCCCTGCAGTTTGTCCACGTATTGACCGGCCCGTTCGGTCAGTTGGGGTAGAACTTCCGAAAAGCTGCTGATTTGTAAAGAAACCGCATAAAACAAACCCACGATGAAAGCCAGTAGAAACACCAAGCAGACAATACTGGCCAGAATTCGGGGCATACGCCACTGCTCGAAGCGGTGGGCCAGGGGAAACAGCAACACCGAAAACAGGATGGCAAACACCAGCGGAATAAGCAGTCCCGATAGGGTGTGTAGTCCATAAATAATAATGACTAGTGAGAGTAATACGCAAACCAGTCGGGCCGGATAAGGCAGGTTAATAGGCGATTGTCGAAGCATCCGTTAAAACGAGAAAATGTGAATTAGTAAACAAGACGTCAGATTGTCGAACGTAAGAGCGGTCCAAATGGCTTATTCAACGAATAAACAATCCGTGTTTTTGGCTAGCCGCAGGAGTCTGAAAAAGCGAGCCCCTAATCGGCTCGATTAGGGGCTCTTTCCTATCGTTGGGCAAATCAGAAAGTAGGGAAGACCAGTAAGTTTAGTTTGGCTGATAAACCAGTTAGCCACCAGCTCTCTCACCAGAATGATGCCAGACGAATTAATCCTTACTAATTCTCTGATTATAAGTAAATTAGACAAAAGTATAGTTGTGGAATTAGGCTAAAAAGCTGATTTGTGAAGAGATTATTCCCCATAACTGCAGGTAATTATACCTAATTTATTTTATTCGCTATTCGCCTAATTTTGAGATATCCGCATCAATTCGATTGGCCTTATCATTCAGTAGTGACATCAATGATTACTGCTTAAATACGTCTTATTCCCATTTTTTGTTGATGTAGAATTTGCCGCCCCGCTCTCCCGTATGCACTACTTCTCCATGTGGGCCTTTCTGCCTTTTATCCACGGGTGTCTGGTAATCGGCCGGGGTCGCCTCCTGCGGCTGAGCTGCTTTTTGGGTCAGCGATGGCATTGGGCTGGCCGATTTTTTTTCTGCTTTGACCGCTCGGGCCTTGGCCAGGCGGTCATTTACAGACATTTTCTGCGCCGGTGGTGTCAACTGCGCCAGCCCGTCAACGGACAGCCATAGACTCGTCAGAACCAGGAGCCAGTATGCGTTTTTTTCATCGGTCATTACAGTTGATGGTTAATTCTATCATTTGGTAGATAAACCGCTACGTCAACCGATGGCCTATCGGCGTCTGCTTAACGTACATTGTCTTCCTTTCCAGGACGATCAGCCTTCTTTGATTACTACTAGACCAAGGCAATTGTTTTCGAGCCGAGTTCTGACCGACTCAAAGGGAACTGCCACTCTTAACCAACGTATTCAAACAGAGCTAACAAGCTGCCCAAACTGGTGATAATGAGTACTTACAGTTTCCTTAACTCATTCATTATCTGCGGATTTAACCGGCTACTAATTCCCCATACTGGGGTCTTATAACCCCGTCCTATCCCAATGCTAACCTGGTCCTGTTGCGGCAATCAATAGACCATTGGCTGCATGGCCCGTTTTTCCTTGATGGCACAGTTTTATCAGTAACCCTCGTATCGTATCAATAACCTCATAAACCCATGAAACGCTTTTTAACGGGACTGATCGCTGGATTAGCCATTAGCTACCTGACCGCTCCACGACCGGGTGTTCAAACCCGCAGCCAGTTGAGTCAGGCGGTTACCGAGCGAGTCAATGGCATCAAAGCCATCAAACAGCAGTGGGACGTAACGAGAGATCAGGTCATCAAGTTAGTGGATATGCTGAAAAGTCAGATGGCTTATTTTCAGTCAGAAACAACCGGGCTGATCGATTAGTCAGGCCCCTATCTATTCCGTACCAGTACGTCCTTTATTGGTTGACTATCAATCGTTTCTAGGCTGTTTCCATGAACAATCCTTTTCCATCCGATGACGTGTCAGCCAGCAATATGCCCTTAAAAAAGGATAAGGTGGTTGAAGAAAGTGTAGTCATTCCGCTTCTGGAAGAACAGCTTCATGTAGAAAAGCAACTCGTCGAAACGGGCCGGGTCCGCATTACTAAAACAGTCCTGGAGGAGCCTCAAACGGTTCAGATCCCCCTGACCAGCGAAACCGTCGAGATCGAACGGGTTAGCCTGAATCAGTACGTCGATGAGCCACCCCTAACGCGTCAGGAAGGGGAGACGACGATCTACCCAGTCCTAAAAGAAGTACTGGTGGTGGAAAAGCGGCTGATGCTGATCGAAGAAATCCGGGTTACCCG contains:
- a CDS encoding RagB/SusD family nutrient uptake outer membrane protein — protein: MKNRLLALLFLTASLSSCHDFLNLKPEYQISDQSFYQNQNDFETALVGVYSTTRGLYTTSNLLYMSELTTDNAEIQWSSPSADEMQLDQNAVTPTNAYVLAVWRTCLYTISQSNNILNRIDAVNFDQTTKNRIKGEAQFLRASSYFYLVRLFGNVPITNQTFSSPAQVSSADLTLKPQAEVYTQIVADLTSAESLLPATLNTDKTRTSQMTVKTLLGKVYLTQKSYDLAATKLKEVIDAKQYSLMADYKTLSTNGNTNLAETILEVDFLSGQSLGNNYSAVFTPSITSMAIFPGNAQGSGRIVPTLDLIRSYEAGDARKVISVNDSITLIGGKKSYSRYGLKFVDFKAVDPGDGSVSFTILRYADVLLMYAEALNEGGKTTDALLYLNQVRQRAKLAALSGLSQADLRLALERERRVEFLYEGQRWFDLVRTGRAQTVLNAHYASQKLSFSVQDFELFFPIPQTEIDLNPALKQNIGY
- a CDS encoding GDSL-type esterase/lipase family protein, encoding MNTPLIRCLFILVLSGLSSYAPAQNKWEMAVQAFEENDQQTPPPAQPIVFVGSSSFTIWNSLQATFPDKAIINRAFGGSQLSDALLYADRIILAYHPKQVVIYAGDNDLAGGRSSRTVYRLFVTLFRKLRRAQPQLAVAFVAIKPSPVRWKFQANMTVTNRLIRRYLRRQQNTNFVDVVPAMLDSNTHRPIGKLFKPDSLHMNAEGYERWATLLRPVLR
- a CDS encoding carbohydrate porin codes for the protein MYNLIKTLVLFGLACLLTSGFVPSNVLRINDPDFIRLRGKSFNNITLELSLKPFKKNDKAYRQQVATELFTQWSALLRHADTVSVMLWTSDGSEILDYTGNMNQPLEWAKYMGNPNTDHEVGSGPKDLSLHERAYLYMDNPPAYTYGDLKAIIDALKEAGKRVTGKPIRIGATFDPGPEFAKSEFKYKKHPEILGGNAMGHKTMVSCYSTLNADNQAYAGFPKGIPASTPFGTFLGRQSQHFLTDLGYDYIWFSNGFGFGVEGWSSTGAIFNGKAFTPEKLAYTRELIADFWNLFRKECPHFQIQTRGTNLSTGADLARDGVDLKQIYGGHYNILPPPNSPWAALDGDFGLEMVGYMSRMAELPDERYLFRYYTHDPWWVNSPWLDRYGQEPHDIYLPMAVARINAKGEIKLPTHLNLLTADNTYGEMPAQVPNEVTPHILKARYDSPTEPGPLVWVYPFDEYHNWAYKQPARVPEIYYGDWLIRQAINNGFPLNTIVSTNSFQKVVTAKPTFFNESVLVSIVPEANSSLEKSLIAFVQSGGKLLIYGPADHAGKAFLSLLNLENTTALEGDFVVNSKINLDKLDKPYPTKIIHRALFSGGGLSTHIKTRTDDTRVLATMTQGSKSRDVVWVRELPGWKGGKVAYVRGTNSSKFTGGKLLTPDDPEQLFTGPLLMRYVLKEFGVDYRIDKRNPSVKNPVLTIAKGSNGYFFSGYCPNTTVTHRFKLSQGAPILTGYETELVDGYSVYNLPKAWHRESRFFIDQLDGIVSCQEMTSGMPHMNRCVRLTGLKNATVHIYPDEGVSDQELHVYTNSSYPWRKGKATVKPGDIKYGNHYVVENVTGDLVAFW
- a CDS encoding SGNH/GDSL hydrolase family protein, translated to MLKLVTFVITIVSLTINAMGQPADSGTYLSDVKKGLNAIWPQNRTINLVFHGHSVPAGYWHDHEVHTLESYPNLLLERLKKQYPYAVVNVIVTAIGGENSIQGQTRLESDVLVHKPDVLFIDYALNDRLADLANVRQAWEKMIQSALCRNINVILVTPSPDQRLDILNANNLLNPYVQQIRQLAQQYHVGLADPYVKFQQIARKGELPAYMSHINHPNKAGHEIIANELVKWLKK
- a CDS encoding GntR family transcriptional regulator, with translation MSDLPKIGREAVRENRAATAGKAKFIALSEHIIDQIRQGELQPGDQIPSENELIKTFTISNTTARKVLLEIESKGWARRVKGKGTYVLNRTEDHHFLRTLGSIYATRRGFHDSLIAEGFTPKNIVLEKTILPDGISTEINGRHFIIEGPTLKLHQLRYADELLIKDEVKYISLNMCPKIDRIPTEVSYFKVYENNYHLKITEVQQTLSVKILEPNTTNFDLGKPTPVFVLDSAIICTNNKVVEIERSYYHGDKYKFAVIANPVQAQ
- a CDS encoding AI-2E family transporter, coding for MLRQSPINLPYPARLVCVLLSLVIIIYGLHTLSGLLIPLVFAILFSVLLFPLAHRFEQWRMPRILASIVCLVFLLAFIVGLFYAVSLQISSFSEVLPQLTERAGQYVDKLQGMTKEYFHINRQQQAVQAQKYAKQLLAEGGTILRSTLEATTSALTNVFLVLLFTFFFLLYRDFFRSFFYKAFADEKRSAIDVVFQGIYTVVKDYLAGLVLVILIIGSLMTAGLFFLGVDYAVFFGFFGACLVLIPYFGISLGSLLPAAYTLVTQDNPLKAVAVVGLYLGVQMVEGNFITPYVVGSKVSINPLAAIVVLLLWENIWGLPGLILALPLTAILKVIFDAVESLKPYGFLIGEAEKPRPPIKSLKQLAEQLPRRTKKIGQVEEKTVVTPT
- a CDS encoding YtxH domain-containing protein, whose protein sequence is MKRFLTGLIAGLAISYLTAPRPGVQTRSQLSQAVTERVNGIKAIKQQWDVTRDQVIKLVDMLKSQMAYFQSETTGLID
- a CDS encoding YsnF/AvaK domain-containing protein gives rise to the protein MNNPFPSDDVSASNMPLKKDKVVEESVVIPLLEEQLHVEKQLVETGRVRITKTVLEEPQTVQIPLTSETVEIERVSLNQYVDEPPLTRQEGETTIYPVLKEVLVVEKRLMLIEEIRVTRRQSQTRQTLSVPLRREDVRIERIDATSERPAPPESSL